In Oryza brachyantha chromosome 2, ObraRS2, whole genome shotgun sequence, a single window of DNA contains:
- the LOC102721238 gene encoding glyoxylate/succinic semialdehyde reductase 1, translating into MEVGFLGLGIMGKAMAANLLRHGFRVTVWNRTLAKCQELVALGAAVGETPAAVVAKCRYTIAMLSDPSAALSVVFDKDGVLEQIGDGKGYVDMSTVDATTSCQISQAIKQKGGAFVEAPVSGSKKPAEDGQLVILAAGDKVLYDDMVPAFDVLGKKSFFLGEIGNGAKMKLVVNMIMGSMMNALSEGLSLADTSGLSPQTLLDVLDLGAVTNPMFKLKGPSMLQGNYSPAFPLKHQQKDMRLALSLGDENAISMPVAAASNEAFKKARSLGLGDLDFSAVYEVLKGAGGSGQA; encoded by the exons ATGGAGGTGGGGTTCCTGGGGCTGGGCATCATGGGGAAGGCAATGGCGGCCAACCTCCTCCGCCACGGCTTCCGCGTCACCGTCTGGAACCGCACCCTCGCCAAG TGCCAGGAGCTCGTCGCGctgggcgccgccgtcggggagacgccggcggccgtcgtcgccaagTGCAGATACACCATCGCCATGCTCTCGGACCCCAGCGCCGCGCTATCT GTTGTTTTCGACAAGGACGGTGTGCTCGAGCAGATCGGGGATGGGAAAGGCTATGTGGACATGTCCACTGTTGATGCCACCACTTCTTGCCAGATAAGCCAG GCTATAAAACAAAAAGGTGGAGCTTTTGTTGAAGCTCCAGTTTCAGGAAGTAAAAAGCCAGCTGAAGATGGCCAATTGGTCATTCTTGCTGCAGGGGACAAG GTATTGTATGATGATATGGTCCCTGCATTCGATGTACTTGGAAAAAAGTCATTCTTTCTGGGAGAGATTGGAAATGGAGCAAAGATGAAGCTGGTGGTAAACATGATCATGGGAAG TATGATGAATGCTTTGTCTGAGGGGCTCTCTTTGGCTGACACAAGTGGTTTGAGCCCCCAGACGCTTCTTGATGTCCTG GACCTTGGTGCGGTCACGAATCCAATGTTCAAGCTGAAAGGGCCGTCGATGCTGCAAGGCAACTACAGCCCTGCATTTCCTCTGAAACATCAGCAGAAGGATATGAGGCTGGCACTTTCCCTAGGAGACGAGAACGCCATCTCCATGCCAGTGGCAGCTGCTTCCAACGAG GCGTTCAAGAAAGCAAGAAGCTTGGGGCTAGGGGACCTGGATTTCTCAGCTGTTTATGAGGTACTGaagggcgccggcggctcAGGCCAGGCGTGA